In Silene latifolia isolate original U9 population chromosome X, ASM4854445v1, whole genome shotgun sequence, the following proteins share a genomic window:
- the LOC141618923 gene encoding uncharacterized protein LOC141618923 — MSNIRGQGYDGASKMSGELNGLQSLIMRDNPCAYYVHCFAHQFQLTLVAVAKENKDSAKFFQHLGIVLNNIGYSCKRLEMVRDIQADKILEALASCESGSDSRFDVKSMEMLICIACFSPSDVFAYFDKEKLVTLVKFYPNEFNDTKITLFEFELDIFESDMLRDSRFHLIKSLAKLSIMLVETKKHIAYPRVYLLLKLVLKLPVAMTSVERVFSS, encoded by the exons ATGTCAAACATCCGTGGTCAAGGCTATGATGGAGCTAGTAAAATGAGCGGTGAGCTTAATGGTTTGCAAAGTTTGATAATGAGGGACAATCCATGTGCATATTATGTTCATTGTTTTGCGCACCAATTTCAATTAACATTAGTGGCGGTGGCTAAAGAAAACAAAGATAGTGCCAAATTTTTTCAACATCTTGGAATTGTGCTTAATAATATTGGATATTCTTGTAAACGTTTGGAGATGGTTAGGGATATTCAAGCGGATAAGATTTTGGAGGCATTAGCATCGTGTGAAAGTGGAAGTG ATAGCCGATTTGATGTGAAAAGCATGGAGATGCTAATATGTATCGCTTGTTTTAGTCCCTCCGATGTTTTTGCTTATTTTGATAAGGAGAAATTGGTGACACTTGTAAAGTTCTATCCTAATGAGTTTAATGATACTAAGATAACACTATTTGAGTTTGAACTTGATATTTTTGAAAGTGATATGCTAAGGGATTCAAGATTTCATCTTATCAAGAGCCTTGCAAAGCTTTCAATTATGCTTGTTGAGACAAAGAAACATATTGCATATCCACGTGTTTATTTGTTATTGAAGCTTGTATTGAAACTTCCGGTGGCAATGACAAGTGTGGAAAGAGTTTTCTCCTCTTGA